A single genomic interval of Stieleria maiorica harbors:
- a CDS encoding DUF1501 domain-containing protein: MHDSFSRRRLFLRSGAGFGSVGLMSALASDRVLSGDLAIGDGLHHAARAKRVIFLFMNGAPSHVDTFDPKPMLAKHAGESPNDHSVDKKNRAGGYMPSPFKFAAHGESGVVMSELFPKLADHADDLCVVRSMHTDVPNHEPGLLLMQSGHQQPTRPSMGSWLSYGLGSENANLPSFIALSPGLPVVGPQLWSNAFLPGQHQGVEIDTNHSDVEKLIHNIRHPHLSRSDQRQQLDLLQQLNQIHRQQRPGETSLETHIRSMEMAFQMQREASEAFDLERESQRTRQAYGDSEFGRSCLLGRRLLERGVRVVQVFYVKKNSKQPWDTHRNNNSGHEKLCADADQVTAALLADLKSRGMLDDTLVIWGGEFGRTPYAQVDKDKDPKKAGRDHHHTGFSMWLAGGGVRGGVMHGATDDFGMHAVEKRVHVHDLHATVLHLMGIDHTRLTYRYSGRDFRLTDVHGRIVDDWFA, from the coding sequence ATGCACGATTCCTTTTCCCGCCGTCGCCTGTTCCTTCGCAGCGGAGCCGGATTCGGGTCCGTTGGATTGATGTCGGCGTTGGCATCCGACCGTGTGCTCTCCGGCGATCTTGCGATCGGCGACGGGTTGCACCACGCCGCACGCGCCAAACGTGTGATCTTTCTGTTCATGAATGGCGCGCCGTCACACGTCGACACGTTCGATCCCAAACCGATGCTGGCCAAGCACGCCGGTGAATCTCCCAACGACCATTCGGTCGACAAAAAGAACCGCGCCGGCGGGTACATGCCGTCACCGTTCAAGTTTGCCGCTCACGGTGAAAGCGGCGTTGTGATGAGCGAGCTGTTCCCCAAGTTGGCCGACCATGCGGACGATTTGTGCGTCGTGCGATCGATGCACACCGACGTTCCCAATCACGAGCCCGGCTTGTTGTTGATGCAATCCGGGCACCAACAGCCGACGCGTCCCAGCATGGGATCGTGGTTGTCGTACGGTCTGGGCAGCGAAAACGCCAATCTGCCTTCGTTCATCGCACTCTCACCCGGATTGCCCGTCGTCGGTCCGCAACTTTGGTCCAACGCGTTCTTGCCCGGACAGCACCAAGGGGTCGAGATCGACACGAATCACTCCGACGTGGAGAAGTTGATTCACAACATCCGCCACCCGCACCTGTCACGATCCGACCAGCGCCAGCAGTTGGATTTGCTACAGCAACTGAATCAGATTCACCGGCAGCAACGTCCCGGCGAAACTTCCTTGGAAACGCACATTCGGTCGATGGAGATGGCGTTCCAGATGCAACGTGAAGCGTCCGAAGCGTTTGATCTGGAGCGTGAGAGCCAACGGACGCGTCAGGCCTACGGGGATTCCGAATTCGGCCGCAGTTGTTTGTTGGGTCGCCGGTTGCTCGAACGCGGCGTCCGGGTCGTCCAAGTGTTCTATGTGAAAAAGAACAGCAAGCAGCCTTGGGACACCCACCGGAACAACAACTCCGGCCACGAAAAACTGTGTGCCGACGCCGATCAAGTCACCGCGGCTCTCTTGGCAGACCTGAAAAGCCGCGGGATGTTGGACGACACGTTGGTGATCTGGGGAGGTGAGTTCGGACGGACCCCTTATGCCCAGGTCGATAAAGACAAAGATCCCAAGAAAGCGGGTCGCGATCATCATCACACCGGTTTTTCGATGTGGCTGGCCGGCGGCGGCGTCCGGGGCGGGGTGATGCACGGGGCGACCGATGATTTTGGCATGCACGCGGTGGAAAAACGCGTTCACGTTCATGACCTGCACGCCACCGTGCTGCACCTGATGGGGATCGACCACACGCGACTGACCTACCGCTATTCCGGACGCGATTTTCGTCTGACCGATGTTCACGGCCGCATCGTCGACGACTGGTTCGCGTAA